In Acidobacteriota bacterium, one DNA window encodes the following:
- the yedF gene encoding sulfurtransferase-like selenium metabolism protein YedF: protein MQVLYLNSDQMGAGDPELGRKLLQGFLRKIVDSEITLDFVVCVNSGVFLTTTDGEALESIRALASRGAKVASCGTCLDHYGRRAALRVGIVGAMTETVELLASADRVIRP from the coding sequence ATGCAGGTGTTGTACCTCAATTCCGACCAGATGGGCGCCGGCGACCCGGAGCTGGGCCGGAAACTGCTGCAGGGATTCCTAAGGAAAATCGTGGACTCCGAAATCACCCTCGACTTCGTGGTGTGCGTGAACTCCGGCGTCTTTCTCACCACCACCGACGGCGAGGCGCTGGAGAGCATCCGCGCCCTCGCATCGCGCGGGGCGAAGGTCGCTTCCTGCGGCACCTGCCTGGACCACTACGGCCGCCGCGCCGCGCTGCGCGTCGGCATCGTCGGCGCCATGACGGAAACGGTGGAATTGCTGGCCTCCGCCGATCGGGTCATCCGCCCCTAG
- a CDS encoding DEAD/DEAH box helicase: MTESSPPPAAGPDPLAAFHPLVAEWFRGRLGAPTAAQALAWPAIAAGRHVLLTAPTGSGKTLAAFLWALNRFAAGDVPPAEARVLYVSPLKALGNDIRQNLERPLAELRELFAARDAPFPEIRVAVRTGDTDLGERRRIIRRPPEILITTPESLNILLLSASGRRALQGTATVILDEIHAVAGEKRGLFLMTAVERLARLGGEFQRVALSATVRPAAAVAAFVGGYRLVVAPPESFYEARAVEHVEAPGARRYDLRVDAPPAPAPGEPPAHWWLQVAERCRGEIESHRTTLFFANSRRLVERLTRSINESAGRDLAYSHHGALAREIRAAAEARFKRGELAAIVATSSLELGIDIGSVEAVVLVQPPYSVTSAVQRIGRAGHGVGRTSRGCFLPLHPSALVHAAATARAVAEGAIEPVVPRPGGLDVLAQVILAMTVDDARSLDELFAEVRCCTAYHDLERRDFDRVVAMLAGRWAGTRLRELQPRLAVDAAGRARARPHVRGLLLLSGGVIPDRGYFTLRAADTKAAVGQLDEEFVWERSLGDAFPLGNQIWRITRITANEVEAVPGGRGHSLVPFWRAEEQGRTWSLAERIGCLLEIADGRLDDPDYPGELASRYHLTPEAAGVLGDYLRRQREAAGASLPHRHHLLAESCPDPVHPERRRQLLLHTGWGGCVNRPFALAAAAACVAHLGRAVPYFVSDDCVLLEAPPEVTVARLLEWVTPATVRDLVRARLGATGYFGARFRECAGRALLLRRAGFRQRTPLWLHRLRAKELLAAVGDDPEFPILAEAWRECLTVDFDLDALERLLAELGSGAIRVTEVTTRAPSPFAAAVLWRRTGTYLYGDDTPEAPGELPTDADVLDALAREPAARPRLPAGLLDAFQAKLHRLAPGYAPDTPDELAFWVGERRAIPEAEWAALLAAAARDAGADPAAWADELAGRVARLAGPIGGVVRVSAREADHVLHALAGDEAELAAFLQEWLVFYGPVTPAEIVAALGVPPARLRKALARLLADGHLAAGPFREPPAEDPDAVCDRRNLDALLRLRRREARPAAPVRPLAELPLFLAAHQGLLADDDGPDALRARLDALMGWGARVELWETEILPARLAGYRPDWLDALMAGEGLAWFGDGAERLAFSFENQLALFARPDATGPAADPATAQLAAFFRGNRGRFRLDDLIAEMGLSSETATRGLWQLAWAGVLTTDAFAAVRRGLEHGFEVESVAALAGHGRRTGLARWRASRPWAGLWRALPADPEPADALERLEFAKERVRLLLRRYGVVFRELLAGERPELRWGAVFPALRLMELSGEVVAGRFFDGVPGIQFASPAAARALAEPLPADVVYRLCAADPASPCGLGLPGLPAALPARLPSNHVVFRGTDIMLVSRRMGEALAIAVPPDDPSLPRGLAMFAAWTQRAVRPLPRVRVAEINGEPAAASPYAEALRAAGFRRDGRELLLERQV; encoded by the coding sequence ATGACCGAGTCGTCCCCACCGCCCGCCGCCGGGCCCGATCCACTGGCTGCGTTCCACCCGCTGGTGGCGGAGTGGTTCCGCGGCCGTCTCGGCGCGCCCACTGCCGCGCAGGCGCTCGCCTGGCCCGCCATCGCCGCCGGGCGGCACGTGCTCCTCACCGCACCCACCGGCAGCGGTAAGACGCTGGCGGCATTCCTGTGGGCGCTCAACCGCTTCGCCGCGGGCGACGTCCCCCCCGCCGAAGCTCGCGTGCTGTACGTGTCGCCCCTCAAGGCGCTGGGCAACGACATCCGGCAGAATTTGGAGCGGCCGCTGGCGGAGCTGCGGGAGCTGTTCGCCGCGCGGGACGCCCCGTTCCCCGAGATCCGCGTGGCGGTGCGCACCGGCGACACCGATCTCGGCGAGCGCCGCCGGATCATCCGCCGCCCACCCGAGATCCTCATCACCACGCCCGAGAGCCTGAACATCCTCCTGTTGTCGGCCTCGGGCAGGCGCGCCCTGCAGGGAACGGCCACCGTCATCCTCGACGAGATCCACGCCGTGGCCGGCGAGAAGCGTGGCCTGTTCCTGATGACCGCGGTGGAGCGGCTCGCGCGGCTCGGCGGCGAGTTCCAGCGGGTGGCCTTGTCGGCCACGGTGCGGCCGGCGGCGGCGGTGGCTGCGTTCGTGGGCGGATACCGCCTCGTGGTCGCTCCCCCCGAGTCCTTCTATGAGGCACGGGCGGTGGAGCACGTGGAGGCGCCCGGCGCCCGGCGCTACGATCTGCGGGTGGACGCTCCGCCCGCGCCGGCGCCGGGCGAGCCGCCGGCTCACTGGTGGCTGCAGGTGGCGGAGCGGTGCCGCGGTGAGATCGAGAGCCACCGCACCACCCTGTTCTTCGCCAACAGCCGCCGCCTGGTGGAGCGGCTCACCCGCTCCATCAACGAGTCGGCCGGCCGCGACTTGGCCTACTCCCACCACGGGGCGCTGGCCCGCGAGATCCGCGCCGCAGCGGAGGCCCGCTTCAAGCGGGGCGAGCTGGCCGCCATCGTGGCCACCTCCTCGCTGGAACTGGGCATCGACATCGGCAGCGTCGAGGCGGTGGTCCTGGTCCAGCCGCCCTACTCCGTGACTTCGGCGGTGCAGCGCATTGGCCGGGCCGGCCACGGCGTGGGCCGGACGTCGCGCGGCTGCTTCCTGCCGCTGCACCCGTCGGCGCTCGTCCACGCGGCGGCCACGGCCCGGGCGGTGGCCGAAGGCGCCATCGAGCCCGTCGTCCCCCGCCCCGGCGGGCTGGATGTGCTGGCCCAAGTGATTCTGGCCATGACCGTGGACGACGCCCGCTCGCTGGACGAGCTCTTTGCCGAGGTTCGGTGCTGCACCGCGTACCACGACCTGGAGCGGCGGGACTTCGACCGCGTCGTGGCCATGCTGGCCGGCCGGTGGGCCGGCACACGGCTCCGGGAGCTGCAGCCGCGGCTGGCGGTGGACGCCGCCGGGCGCGCCCGCGCCCGGCCCCACGTGCGCGGATTGCTGCTCCTGTCGGGCGGGGTGATCCCCGACCGCGGCTATTTCACCCTGCGCGCCGCCGACACGAAGGCGGCTGTGGGCCAGCTCGACGAGGAGTTCGTCTGGGAGCGGTCGCTCGGCGACGCTTTCCCCCTGGGTAACCAGATCTGGCGCATCACCCGCATCACCGCCAACGAGGTGGAGGCGGTCCCCGGCGGCCGCGGCCATTCCCTGGTCCCGTTCTGGCGGGCCGAGGAGCAGGGCCGCACCTGGTCGCTGGCGGAGCGGATCGGCTGCCTGCTGGAAATCGCCGACGGGCGGCTGGACGATCCGGACTACCCCGGCGAGCTGGCGTCCCGCTACCACCTGACGCCCGAGGCGGCCGGCGTGTTGGGCGATTACCTGCGCCGCCAGCGCGAGGCCGCCGGTGCGTCGCTGCCGCACCGGCACCACCTGCTCGCCGAAAGCTGTCCCGATCCGGTCCACCCCGAGCGGCGGCGCCAGCTCCTGCTCCATACCGGCTGGGGCGGCTGCGTCAACCGCCCCTTCGCCCTGGCCGCGGCCGCCGCCTGCGTGGCGCACCTCGGTCGCGCGGTCCCCTACTTCGTGAGCGACGACTGCGTGCTCCTGGAGGCGCCGCCGGAGGTGACCGTCGCCCGCCTGCTGGAGTGGGTGACGCCGGCCACCGTCCGCGACCTGGTCCGGGCGCGACTCGGCGCCACCGGTTATTTCGGCGCCCGCTTCCGCGAGTGCGCCGGCCGGGCGCTGCTGCTGCGGCGCGCGGGCTTCCGCCAGCGGACGCCGCTGTGGCTCCATCGGCTGCGGGCCAAGGAGCTGTTGGCGGCGGTGGGGGACGATCCCGAGTTCCCCATCCTGGCCGAGGCGTGGAGGGAATGTCTGACCGTCGACTTCGACTTGGACGCCCTGGAGCGGCTCCTGGCGGAGCTCGGCTCCGGCGCCATCCGCGTCACCGAGGTGACGACGCGCGCGCCGTCTCCGTTCGCCGCCGCAGTGCTGTGGCGCCGGACCGGGACCTACTTGTACGGCGACGACACGCCCGAGGCCCCGGGGGAACTGCCCACCGACGCCGACGTCCTCGATGCGTTGGCCAGAGAACCCGCCGCCCGCCCCCGGCTTCCCGCCGGCTTGTTGGACGCGTTTCAGGCCAAGCTCCACCGCCTGGCGCCGGGCTATGCCCCCGACACCCCCGATGAGCTGGCGTTCTGGGTGGGCGAGCGGCGGGCCATCCCCGAAGCCGAATGGGCGGCGCTGCTGGCGGCGGCCGCGCGGGACGCAGGCGCCGATCCAGCGGCCTGGGCGGACGAACTTGCCGGCCGGGTGGCGCGCCTCGCCGGACCCATCGGTGGCGTCGTGCGCGTCTCCGCCAGAGAAGCAGACCACGTGCTCCATGCCCTGGCCGGTGACGAGGCGGAACTCGCAGCCTTTCTGCAGGAATGGCTGGTGTTCTACGGCCCGGTGACCCCCGCCGAAATCGTCGCCGCCTTGGGTGTGCCCCCAGCCCGGCTGCGGAAGGCCCTGGCGCGGCTGCTGGCCGACGGCCACCTCGCCGCCGGCCCCTTCCGCGAGCCGCCGGCGGAGGATCCGGATGCCGTCTGCGACCGGCGCAACCTGGACGCGCTGCTCCGGCTCCGCCGCCGCGAGGCCCGGCCGGCGGCGCCGGTGCGGCCGCTGGCGGAGTTGCCACTCTTCCTGGCGGCACATCAGGGGCTACTTGCCGACGACGACGGACCCGACGCGCTGCGGGCGCGGCTCGACGCGCTCATGGGCTGGGGCGCGCGGGTGGAGCTCTGGGAAACAGAGATCCTCCCCGCCCGCCTCGCCGGCTACCGGCCTGACTGGCTCGACGCGCTCATGGCCGGCGAGGGGCTGGCCTGGTTCGGCGACGGCGCGGAGCGGCTGGCGTTTTCGTTCGAAAACCAGTTGGCGTTGTTCGCCCGGCCGGATGCGACCGGGCCGGCGGCGGATCCGGCGACTGCTCAATTGGCGGCGTTCTTCCGCGGCAATCGCGGCCGCTTCCGGCTTGACGACTTGATCGCGGAGATGGGTCTGTCCAGCGAGACCGCCACCCGCGGCCTCTGGCAGTTGGCCTGGGCGGGCGTTCTCACCACCGACGCGTTCGCCGCAGTCCGACGGGGGCTGGAGCACGGCTTCGAGGTCGAATCCGTCGCCGCTTTGGCCGGACACGGCCGCCGCACGGGGCTGGCCCGCTGGCGGGCCAGCCGCCCCTGGGCCGGCCTCTGGCGGGCCCTGCCGGCGGACCCGGAACCGGCCGACGCCCTGGAGCGGCTGGAGTTCGCCAAGGAACGGGTCCGCCTGCTCCTGCGGCGCTACGGCGTGGTGTTCCGGGAGCTGCTGGCCGGCGAACGGCCGGAGCTGCGCTGGGGCGCGGTGTTCCCGGCGCTCCGACTCATGGAGCTGTCGGGCGAGGTGGTGGCCGGGCGCTTCTTTGACGGGGTGCCCGGGATCCAGTTCGCCTCGCCGGCGGCGGCGCGGGCGTTAGCCGAACCGCTCCCGGCCGACGTCGTGTACCGGCTCTGCGCCGCCGACCCGGCCTCCCCCTGCGGGCTGGGCCTGCCGGGGCTGCCGGCGGCGCTGCCGGCGCGCCTGCCGTCGAACCACGTGGTCTTCCGCGGGACGGACATCATGCTGGTCTCCCGGCGGATGGGCGAAGCGCTGGCGATCGCGGTGCCGCCGGACGACCCGTCGCTGCCGCGCGGTCTGGCCATGTTCGCCGCCTGGACGCAACGGGCGGTGCGGCCGCTGCCCCGCGTCCGTGTGGCGGAGATCAACGGCGAGCCTGCTGCCGCCAGCCCGTATGCCGAAGCGCTGCGCGCCGCCGGCTTCCGCCGCGACGGCCGGGAGCTCCTCCTGGAGCGGCAGGTCTGA
- a CDS encoding radical SAM protein encodes MNDQQPDTAPLFGFQWHLTDRCNLRCTHCYQDAFDGSRELAPEALRRLADRVFGALAPRPVSVNLTGGEPLLLPGFFDLVTHLHGFANLAEAHIITNGTVADDDTLARIAAFPRIGALKISLEAADAAANDAVRGRGNFDRVSANLERFRHTGKPLVVMLTLARYNAGRIAEAVRWARGADLHGIIFERFVPLGRGRRLAAEVLTAADWRDAVAAIAAAAGLETEPEALLPYRAFWLGLPPGEADPLRGALCNLGDESMALMPDGDVYPCRRLPLRVGNALAEPFADILRRLARFSMDALRPQLSGLRCGFCGVADCAGCWALAHALTGDYLADDPQCPLAEDD; translated from the coding sequence ATGAACGACCAGCAACCCGACACCGCTCCGCTCTTCGGCTTCCAGTGGCACCTCACCGACCGGTGTAACCTGCGCTGCACCCACTGTTACCAGGACGCATTCGACGGAAGCCGCGAACTGGCGCCGGAGGCACTCCGCCGACTGGCCGACCGCGTGTTCGGCGCGCTGGCGCCGCGGCCGGTGTCGGTGAACCTCACCGGCGGCGAGCCGCTGCTCCTGCCCGGATTCTTTGACCTGGTGACGCATCTGCACGGCTTCGCCAACCTGGCCGAGGCGCACATCATCACCAACGGCACCGTGGCCGACGACGACACCCTGGCGCGCATCGCCGCCTTTCCCCGGATCGGCGCGCTGAAGATCTCGCTGGAGGCCGCCGACGCGGCGGCCAACGACGCCGTGCGCGGACGCGGCAATTTCGACCGCGTCTCCGCCAACCTGGAGCGCTTCCGGCACACCGGCAAGCCCCTGGTGGTCATGCTCACCCTGGCGCGATACAACGCCGGCCGCATCGCCGAGGCCGTGCGGTGGGCGCGCGGCGCGGACCTCCACGGCATCATCTTCGAACGCTTCGTGCCCCTGGGCCGCGGCCGCCGGCTCGCCGCCGAGGTGCTTACCGCCGCCGACTGGCGCGACGCCGTGGCGGCCATCGCCGCCGCGGCCGGGCTCGAGACCGAACCCGAGGCCCTGCTGCCGTACCGCGCCTTCTGGCTGGGGCTGCCGCCCGGAGAAGCGGATCCACTCCGCGGCGCGCTCTGCAATCTGGGGGACGAATCCATGGCGCTCATGCCGGACGGGGACGTCTATCCGTGCCGCCGGCTGCCCCTGCGGGTGGGCAACGCGCTGGCGGAACCGTTCGCCGATATCCTCCGCCGGCTGGCGCGCTTTTCCATGGACGCCTTGCGCCCGCAGCTCAGCGGCTTGCGGTGCGGCTTCTGCGGCGTGGCCGACTGCGCCGGGTGCTGGGCCTTGGCCCACGCGCTCACCGGCGACTACCTTGCCGACGATCCTCAGTGCCCGCTCGCGGAAGACGACTGA